In Arachis hypogaea cultivar Tifrunner chromosome 7, arahy.Tifrunner.gnm2.J5K5, whole genome shotgun sequence, the genomic window CTTGACGGTATTTAAAatcggaaaagctctgcatacaagccattagggcttgtatgctttacaagtttattaaataataaatttaaaatactcgCTCCTCCAGCtacgttgattacacgcgctatataatatgccgcgtatatctaacttccaaatttaaaatatttgtttctttcttcgttttcgttattttgagatttgcttgttcttcttctcgcgcgtttTCACTCGTTCTTCTCCATcgatcttttcctcttcttttctcactcgtatgttcttcgtttacgttctctttttctctctctgcaactcgagcttcgttttctctgttgatttgttgttttctgaaatcaaagttcgaactcgttttgaagataatggatcctTCAAGCTCAGATTCTGCGCTGAATCCAGGCgatgtggattatgaatttgaatctaacgaagttcctgaggtttgatttacagtaatttgtatagcattgtgtagtttaaaaattgctgaacattgtttaattatctggaatttatagcagacgctcgggtgtagatcaatctcttctttgggtgtattttagctatTAGTGTGGGTGTATAtacactttactggttttttgttatttttaattgagttgttgttgttcagttgtattatatgtattatatcagacatgattgtgtgtgtttttagtttttgagatggtgtattctgcagtctGTGTATTcacagtttatggctttaaaggtcattctgtagttgagttgtttcggttcgggtgtatcatataagacatgattgggtgtattttgtatcatatctatgggtgtattcacagttctgacacggtttattgtgcagcctctctctgttgttgatgacgagcttgttccgaagGTCGGAATGACCTTTAGGACCCTTGAAGATGCCGGAAAATTTTACAGggactacgccaaggctgcaggtttctctacaagagttcggtgcacaaataggaagggaaacgagattaagaatcaactgattacatgtagcagagagggaaaatggaaatctaaaatatctccaaccgagaagaccaatccgacagccggtttaaactgtcctgcaagaatttatatacacacattgaaggatgtcggtgcttggatcatttcaaaggttgtgctggatcattcacacccctgctgtccaagcaaagcagagatgctcaaacagcacagggaactaagcatgtccattcgtcgtacgatagagaataacgacgaggccggtatcagaccaagcaaaacctaccaatcatttgttgcggctgccagGGGTCACCGTGAGTTAAATTTcatcgaaaaggacgtgaggaattacattaccagggaagtgcggaatgtttccgaacaagaagatgcaaaggaattcgggaaatatttgttaaggatgaaagagaagaatccgaatttctttttcgagctccaactcgaggaggatcaatcgattaagctggcctTTTGGGCCGACGCAAGAAGCAGAGCGGCctgtgagtatttcggagacgtcatttcattcgacaccacctacaatacaaacaggtaacaaactgtccctttttatgatgctaaattaatttatttttactaatccgcagcagaggtgtatattggctgtgTCATTGGGTGTATTCTAAGCATTTGttggggtgtacctaatgattttgcattctggaccatggtaattcgtttcaggtataatttggtctgtggttcttttgtcggggtgaatcaccacggccagtcaacacttctcgaatgctctttgatgaagaacgaagaaattgaatcattcaaatggttatttcaatgctggcttcgttgcatgggaggaaacgctccgaaagggtttctcaccgatcagtgcgcatcaatgaaaagggctttagaggcctgtatgccaacaacagttcaccgctggtgtatttggcacatcatgaagaagattccaagcaaattaaacgggtacaaggcaCACGCCGATATCGAACAACaaatgagccatgttgtttggaactctcacagcaaagactcgttcgataggaattggaacgattttctggtgaattttggtcttgcggacaacaagtggctctcaggtaatgtgtttttaaattctgcagcagaggtgtaaattgtacTGTCTCTCGGGTGTATTTTACTgtgtgtgtttgggtgtattatgcagatctgtacgaagaccgtcacatatgggttcctatctatctggatcaccacttctgggcagggatgagaagcacacaaaggagcgagagcatgcattcattttttaacaagtacatcacccggaacagctcgctcattcagttcgtcaaacagtacgataattgcctcggaagcagggagcaagcagagagagaatcagatgctgcagattttcatacggtcataccatGTGCAACCAAATCCCCCATCGAaactcagtttcaagatgcgtacacccaagcaaagtttagggaagtccaagcccaattcagagcaaaggcgaattgcatcaccagattaaagaattctgctctaggctattcagtatacgaagtcggagaacaagtttccagctcaatattggACAAGTTCGCGGTTACCTAtgactcagttgcagccgaggtaaaatgccaatgtttattattcgagtcgagagggatactgtgccgtcacgcactaagcgtgttaagcttcgaacaagtaagccaagtgtcccctaggtacatactggaacgatggagcaagaaggtaaagaggcgacacacacacatcaagagcagccacgacgagccactaattgagccaagaagcaagaggttcgaccaacTTGTTTtccgttcgcaaaatatttgcgaatttgcctccgaatcagaggagctgactgcaattctgcaccgtgcgtacgacaacgtcatggccgagatggaagcagtaaaagccaaaaggaaggggacatcctctttatcccacgaagacgccaacttggaatccattaacgagcttcaaagcccgccaaggattcgaacaagaggacgtccaaaaaacaggctaggttcaaagctggcgaaacagattgcaaatgccacaaagaagaagaagacaaaagttttaagcgaggtaaatgtaatgttctttaaatctgtggcgattgagtttatttttctagttaattGTTTAGCTAATGcgtgagtgttatattcagataaacctgtttgatgctgcatcagcggcgCATTCAAGTAGCAGCCAATACCAGGGACAAGTTataaattatcagttcagggtaccagcagcaggggataactctttgggtgtatagttatagGGAGTATGGGTGTAAAATCCCTGTtaccttt contains:
- the LOC140174542 gene encoding protein FAR-RED IMPAIRED RESPONSE 1-like; protein product: MVIRFRYNLVCGSFVGVNHHGQSTLLECSLMKNEEIESFKWLFQCWLRCMGGNAPKGFLTDQCASMKRALEACMPTTVHRWCIWHIMKKIPSKLNGYKAHADIEQQMSHVVWNSHSKDSFDRNWNDFLVNFGLADNKWLSDLYEDRHIWVPIYLDHHFWAGMRSTQRSESMHSFFNKYITRNSSLIQFVKQYDNCLGSREQAERESDAADFHTVIPCATKSPIETQFQDAYTQAKFREVQAQFRAKANCITRLKNSALGYSVYEVGEQVSSSILDKFAVTYDSVAAEVKCQCLLFESRGILCRHALSVLSFEQVSQVSPRYILERWSKKVKRRHTHIKSSHDEPLIEPRSKRFDQLVFRSQNICEFASESEELTAILHRAYDNVMAEMEAVKAKRKGTSSLSHEDANLESINELQSPPRIRTRGRPKNRLGSKLAKQIANATKKKKTKVLSEINLFDAASAAHSSSSQYQGQVINYQFRVPAAGDNSLGV